The genomic region TCATGTTTTGTGAAACATTAAAGGATGTCTTGGAACGATGAAGTTCCCAATCTTCATGGTAGATGATAGGACACTGCTTGCTGAAGTTGCTCATTGCCTCGCATAAAACGATGGAATCTCCTTATTTTTTGCTATGTTTTGCACATGTTGAATATGATGCCATTGCTCTGAACATTATATTTGTGTTGATAAAAAAGGACATGATTTGGTATGCCCTCCCTGTAGAGGTTCTAGCTTGGTCAGTTGACTTGGTGTTGTTGAGATGACCCAACCCACCAGCAATTTGAGCTTGCCCCCATGATGTGTGTGATTATATTTAGGTGGAAAAAATCCTCCTGTGATAAGCCCAAAAAGAAAATTTGGCATGAAGCGGGAGGTAGACCGTTGGTGACGCACAAAAATAAAATCTGGCATGATGTGAGAGGTAGAGCGTTGGTGACGCCCAAAAAGAGGATTTGGCGTGACGCAGGAGGTAGAGCATTGCGTGCGGCAAGAAAGATACAAACTTGTTCAAAAATTCAAACCGTCTGGATGGCAATTGCAAGATGGTGATCGGATGGTGTGGACACATTTTAGACCAATTGTTGTTAAAACATAACATGTTATTGTGACAACTAATATGAACAAAATTTTGATTTAAATAATCAAAATATTGAAGAAATTTCTAAACTtatgtgcgttgcacgtgcacgcttactagtttgTCAACGaagggaacccccccccccccccccccccccccccccccgcccccgcttTCAACCAATATGAGTTTGATCTAGAGCACTCCACGAGCCCATCCCAGCACTCGGGCGAGCTGTCCCGCTCGCCATGCCCTATATCGCCGCCACCGACGTTCTCTCCTCCCCTCGTTCCGCGCCTCCCCCTCCAGGCACCAAGCCACCTCCAGAACCGTGCCTCAAGTCCTCGCCGCTCCTCTTCCTCCTAAATACATATGCCGAGGGTAGGGGAGGAGCGAGGACATGCTTAGACCGGCGGCGAGGCGATATGCCAGGACGAGCCTCACACGTTGTGGCCTATGCGCACGTGCTGGCCGGAATGAGTCCACTGTGTCGGCGGATCAATATgggtcttggcggtggtggcaggcATCGGCGGATCGGAGTACATGGTCTGAAGCTGCGGTTCTTCGGCTAAGACGAGGAGGTGGACATCTTGGCTCTGCAGTTGACAGAGGGCTTCCTCACTCCTCTTTCCCTGTCTTATATTCTTTCCCATGAAGGTCACATAATCCCTCTAATTTGTACTTCTTTCTTCATAATTCATTTTTTGAACTGGATGAAATAAGATGATTATACTTTTGGTTATTTTGGACAATGATGATAGCTTGCAGATCTCTGAAATGGGAAAAGTAATATTTCGTCATCTCCCTTTGGTCTGCATGGACGTGCACTTAGTTTAAGGTTGCTCGATCCAACGGAAGGGAAACAACTTGAATAGTTTAACAATCTTGCTCCTTAAGAACCGGTCACCAGGTCTGCTTGTACAAGTGCAACTCACTTAGATCCACTGCTGCTTGTATCTTTGTTGAATCCATTTCCAATGCTACCATATGTTAGGAAGTTTATGTTGATATGACATTCTAATGTACTAACTGAATGCAGATGTGAGAAAAGTGCACACAATTGAGGAGGCATATTTGTCCACAACATGAACTAGGGACTGGATGCTTGGAGGGTGGAGTTGAAGCATGTGTCATGTTTAGCCAAGCTTTGGAAAATGGGGGAGGAAGGTGTTGTTTTCTTGGTAAGTAAATTAGTGTTACACTGACCTTGGTAGTGTTTCCTTGGTAAATCCTCGGTCAGGGCATTCGTCGCCGGAAGTGCGATTTGTTCATcgtctactacctccgtccggcgTTCGTCGTCGGAGGGCTTCTCGGCGTTCCTCGCTGTTGGGTTTGTCCCACCAATATTCTCATTCAATCTACCACCATATGATGTTTACTGATCTTGATCTTCCCCACTCGCCAGTTCTGAAGACTCTTCAGATCTCACATTAACTTCATTCAGTCTTTAAGAATAACCAAAGGTATGTTGTACAATAGCCTTCTTTAAATAGTTTAATCTATGTTCTACAACTAAACAAACCTTCCAGATGTCTCGATATCATTTTCAGTAATATGCATCTCAAAGCTATGGCTCAAAAAAGGACAACTGACTAGATTGAGGATACGTTATGCAAGAGGGCTATATATTCAAGGTAATATTAAacctactcttgagagagagagagagagagatctagctactGCTATGAACCTACAGTCCTAAGAGCATCTGCAGCCGTTCGGCCCCCCCAGGACGCCAAAAAAGAGCGGCCTGGAGGCAAGCCGGCGCTAGATCGGCCCCTGGGGTTCTTTTCTCCCCAACCACGCGCCCAGGTGCTGCCCCCCAAGGTGCTCCATATTCGAAATCCATCATTCCCGCTCAAAGAAACAACAAACAGGCGATCATCGCAATAGTTCGGCGATTCGGTGCCACAGTTCGGCGACCAAAATAAAAAGGACACGCGGTAGTTCGGCGTACAAAAAAGGAAGGACACGGGAGGAGTTCATCAAACGTCGAGATCGACCTCCGGCGGCGTAGGCGTCGGCGTACGTGGGCTGGGAGGAGTCGGCGCGGCTTCCGGGCTGTTCGGCGCGGCGGAGGCATCGTCAGTGGTGCTGGGCGTCGCGGAGGCATCGTCATCAGCCGCTgggctgggcggcggcgtcggcgtcgccgGTATCTGGTTTAGGATGATGCCGCGCTCGGCCAagaaccacgccttgagcttctcgtcgctgctctggagcatgtcagcgCCGCCCATCAAGAAGGCGAGGTAGTTGTTCCTCTTATTGGCGTCTTGAGCTTTGAGTTTCGCAGCGGCGTTGGCATGGAGCAAGTCGAGTTTGACGGCGCTGTTCGTCATCAAAACAGACCACCTCGCCTTTGTTTTCACTTCTCGCTCGGCGACCCTGGTCTTTGCGTCGGCGATGCAGTGTTCGATGGACTCTTGCACGCGCGGCTGATGACTCGGCGTATTTcgccttcttggcacctttgttgccgtccgggcgCCCGTCGGCCGCGCCCACTGTCGAcgcgtccggcttgtatgtctctttggccttggcgagggtgcgtcGGACGGCCGCCCATTTCTCGCACTTGTCGATCTgcttgaagacgtggaggtacttgaagtcTACATCGCTGTTGTCATTGCGGAACATGGCGAACATGCGCAGTAGCTGCGCCGAGAAAAGACGCCAGTCGATGCTCCACATCCACCTTCCACTCGGCGTTGGTCATGCCGAGGGGCTTGGACAGCGGAGCCCTACGCTTCCTTTGCTTCGGCAGGACGGCGGCAGCGGGATCCGTCGCGGCATGCGGCATCACGTACTTCTTTGGCGACATGGCGGGCGGAAGGGCAGGGTGGAGGCGGGGgtttggcgggaggaatggagaagaGAGGGGGGTTGGGGCGGGAGGAAACGGCGGGAAAAGTCTTCCAGTCGCCGACAGAGCGGCCCCATGCCGCTTTTCGCTTCTGCCGGCGCGCCCAGGCGACACCGGACCACTTGGGTTCGGGGCGGGATCGCCGGCTCTGGATTTCGCCCAAACCGGCGCTAAACGagatcctgggggcgcgactgggccgacttTTGGCCACCGGCGCTAAAAATTCGCccggggggcctgttgggggcgcggctggagatgctctaagaaaactactcacacatggtcatcaaagagagagagagagagttcatcAGAGACATGTATACTCTAGGTTTTCTAGTTTTCTAGACAAGAGAGGGAGACGTGAGAGTGTTCTTAAAAGAAGTGTGAGAGAACTTGTGTGTCAGGGAGAGCTTTTTATTTTTATAGGCCAAATCGTGCAGCATGTGTGAGAGGGCGAGAGCGTGTGAAAAAGAGAGCATGCATGTGATATAATCGGGTGAGAGATCGGAAATTGATAGGCGCGGACGAGCGCGCACGCTCCCGGTATCGCTACCCATTCAACTCGTTTTGGGATGTGGTCCGTACGTTGAATTGTAGGCTTGCAGGGTATCTGTACGTCATAAAGAGCTATTTATATACAGAACTTGGTCTTGGACGGCCGTTGGTTTCTCACGGCGCGTCATCGCCCCTGCCGTTTACGACCGCGACGGCGTCACACATGGTGGGAGGCAGCGCTTGCTCGGTCCATCGTTGGCGCCTGTCGTTTATTTAGCTGACCCGCACATACTTGCTCACTCGATTCCCCAAATTTGATTTAAGAACCCTAGCTACAGCTCATGGCGAACGCCAACCAAGATGCAAATCCGATCGCCTCCTTGTAGTCCCCTACCCGGATTGCGGCAGGGTAGTGGTGACATACGTCGCCTGCCAAGGTCAGTTCGCCGGCGAGCGCTTCCTCAGTCGATGGCAGCCGGGACGAGGTGGAATGCATCGCGGGAAGCCTACACAGAGCACCTGGATTCGGTTGGGCCGTGGACAGCTCTGCTGGCGCAAATTGATCCAGGCCAGCAGCAAATCGCACCACCAAATGAAGCTGGGCAGGCACTCCAAAAGCATGCTATTAAGTACTACAGGGCTAGCTGGGCAGGCGTTCCAAAAGCATTCAAAAATCAACTACATGGTACAGTGCTATGCCCCGCCCATGGCCTAAACCAGGGGCGTGTATACAGCTGTTTGGTCGGTGCCAGCTCGGTTGAGTTGTCTGCCGAGCATATAAGCCTATCTGAACAAAACAATCATGTATGTGATGCTTGAAAAATCACTAGAAAAATGAATAGAAGACAAGAGACCAAAATCACTCTGAAGATTAATAGTGCAATATCGATCTCAGCAGCAGACATAGATAGCATGAGAACCTACTCAGCTAGTAATTCAGGAAAGTTAGATTTAAACAACACATCGCCACATAAGTCAGAGGTTGAGACTAATCGAAGAGAAACATCATCACAATTACTAACCCGACAATGCATAATCCATTTCACACCAATGGCTACTAAGCCTCATCATACAAGGAAAAACAGCCAAATGTCAGTGCTACGCACTGCTTATTCAGTTCAATCACGGAGCTACAGCCCGTACAAGGGCACCTTTCTCGGCAACATGTAGCACAACCTTAGGGTTGTTGCAGGTGTTCTTCCGATCCCTCCCACTCCGCAGTTCGAGCATTTTGCTTCTTTTCATGCCATTTGAGGGAGGTCACCGCTCTATGGATACGTGGTGCTCTTGTGCCCTGGCTGACGACATATACTGCAAAAGCGTGGATGCTTGCTTGTACCAAATTCTCCAGCAACACCCATATGTGGCACCAACTTACATTTTTGGCTCTTTGCACAGCGATCATCATATATGGAGGCTTGTCCCTGCTGCTGGTTGGTCGACCGACCTTCCATTTACGCTCTGTAGCAGTTAACCCAATGAAATTTCCAACTGCACTACCTACAACATCAGCCCATATCCATTGTGTGGTTCATGCAACACAATCACTTCTTTACCTTTCGACTTGTTCGACTGAATTCTGTCTTCTAAACACATTGCGTCGTGCACAACAACTACATGTGATGCACGGTGGCGGTTGTGTTCTTGAAATATGGTTCTGCACGGAGTAGATTTGAGTAAGGTAAGGGTGTTTTTGCAAACCATGTGTTTCTGTCAATCAATTCCATCCAGTCTCAAACACATCAGCTGTCAGCACGTGGTGTATTATCTTGTGGAAGTCCGTTCTAAACTTGCTTCTCTTTGTGCAATTTGAGCCATGAGATTCTTTTGCCTTCTTCAGGCCATGCCACTTGCACCAGCGATGTCTGGTATTTGGCATCACCTTATCTATTGCTACAACCTCCACGGCTCTGCACTGATTTGCACAAACATAACAAGACACAGTTTTACAATCATCAGACCGATACACAGAGAAACCTAATGTAAAGCAAAATTCAACCCCGCGAACAGGGAAATGATGAAAAGTGGCAAAGTGTGGAAACACAAGATAATAAAACTTGAAAATACAAATGCATGTTTTTGCCCACCTGTGAGCAAGTTCTGTGGATGTTTGCCGCCCATCATGCGGATAAATCCAGTGAACACCAATGTAAATGTTTCCACTGTCTCATCCCTTACTAAGACCCCCACCGAAAATCACACTTTGGAAGTGATTGTTGACTCCCACAAACAATACAAATGTTCAACACTTTAACTACACTTTTGTATTTTTTGAGGGAACATACATGCCAGTCAAAGTTGGCATATGTTCGAAATAGAAACACGCATTGACACTTGTATACCTCTTTGTCCAGCCAGGTGCTTGCGGGTTATCTTTGCTTGTTGAATGTTCTGAGTTTGCCAGGGACAGGGCCACTCCATTGCAAGTGCTGTTGACATCTACTTGTATTGTCTCTTCTGTATCGCCCACATCaccaatgctggattcagtggctgtGCACACCAAAGTTTGAATTGCTTCGCCATCCAGTAATGATTTACTGCCGCTGAGGTCCGGGAAGCGAAAACCATGTTTCACATAGTAGTAGGAATTAGTGACATATAATTGTAACCAAATTTTCGAATGCATTGTTCAGAAATATGTATCAGTTTCAATACCAAGTCAGAGTGCTACACTGGTCAAGGTATCATGAGTATAACTATAAACCACTCTTCTCTGGCATAATCAAGAAAGTTCATTATATGTCAACCCTCTAGGATCATGCACAACAATCAGAATTAGTATGTGCTTCAAGTAGAACCACTCCGCCGCATATGTATACTTGTTGGGCAAGTCAGATGCTTGTCCATCGTCTCTGTCTGTCGAATGCATTGAACTCGACAGGGCGATCCTTTTGGAACGACTGTCATATTCTTGTTGTACCGTGACTGCCGCATGGCCACACCACTATTGCTGGATTGAGCGACGGCGCATAGCAGAGATTGATCTGTTTCGCCGCGCAGCAAATACTCGTCTACGGCGAGATCCGGCAATGGGAATCTATGAAAAAACAAGGCTCTGGAGTCTTTACTCTTTACTGATAAGATGACCCTCTAACTGCAGGGGCCAATTTTGAGAACAAAAAACGAGGGGAACCAAAAATACCTGCCGGTTGGATCTAATAGGAACTGAAATCCGTCGTCTGCCGCCTCCGCCATCGCCATAGCGCTAAGCTTCGAGCGCCGCATCGCCATAGCGTTGAGCTTCTCGCCCCGCGCGGCGCTCGAAAGGATAGACTTCTTTTTTCCCTTTATTTACTGTCGGGCACGAGTGTGGACCCACATTGCAACCCTTGACTTATCCGTCCGGATAGCGTCGTTTCCATGCCGTCCCGGTTTTCACGCGTGCTGTAATGTACCACCGGGACAGGAGCATGCTGTACCGATAAGCCAGTGTTACTTCGCACGGCTCCGTCACCGCCAATCACTGTTCCACTGTTTGTATACGTTGGGTATATATACGATCGCATTCAATCTTGTATGGAACGCGTCGTTGTCTGATTGGCAAACGTTCCGAGAGCAGGCGAGCCCGTCCGCACAATCGCCGTTCTCGGTGAGAGATGTCCAACAATCCTCCAGTGTTCACATGGGCACAAAAACTAAGCCAGCTAATTAGAACGGTCAGTTCTGACATGCACAAGGCCAGCGCACCAATCTCTAGGTTTTGAAATGGCTGGATATACAAGTGCATGTAGCGGGGCTGCAGCGATCCATATAGCAACTACTTTCCCTTTGGATGCCCTATTCGTGATATATTTCTTTTATACATTGTTTTATGTACATTTTTGCAAGCTTGCGTGGGCCTGCTATGCGGGGCACCTTTTCTGTAATGTAAATTCATATATGCCACATTTTTTTGGTAACGACCAATAACTACAAAGAACTATTTTAGTAAGTAATAGATTTTGACACAAATTCTATGGTAGTAATGACATTCTGAATCTTTCCCCAAAGCCATCCACATACAATGGATCCAGATTTTATACTATCTATAGAGACTGAATTGTGTTTACATAATTGTGAAAACACAATGATATATATTAGCAAAGCTCTTTTTGGCAGCAAGTAATTAAGGATTAATACCTGCTAGCTGTACTTTGCTGGTGACAACTTTACCTGTAGAAAGCAACACGGGTAAGAACACTATTTACAAACCTGTGTTTTCTCTTCCTCTACACCCTCCAACCTTGCTCAAATCATCCCAGGGCTCCCTGCCAAGCATCTCCCCGTTCTACGCTCCGGAGACCAGGTTTGCTTTCATCTACCTTCCTTGAATATATTCTCCTCATCCCATTTCTGCTTCCTCATTTTATTAACTTGTTGGTAACTAGGACAAGATGGATCTATGTGTTGAAAAAGCAGAAGATTCGAGTGATTCGAGTGAAAGAACTATCAGCAATAGTTCTATGGGGATCACATACTGTGGCAGCCAAGCCCAGGATGACGACCTGGAAGCAGATTCTGCTATGGTATTACCTGTTGTCGGATGGAAGGAAGCTAGATCTGACGGGCATGGTTATACCGATGGCCTTCAGATTGATTCTGCCTCCCCTGCTGGGAGGGCTGTTGTCAGCTCTGAATCTTTACCAGTGGCACAACCCAGAGACTACATAGATATACCTCTCCCTCAGTGGCTGAAAGATATAGATTCAGGAGCAGGGTTGTGGACGGCTGTTATACAATTTCGAAAAGATGGGAAGAAGTATGACAATGTTAGTATACTCATGTTCGTCTGCGCTCTTTCCACTAATAATTTTGTTGTGTGTTAATCCCTAGTCATTTCATAGCATATGGAGTGTTTACGTGACGAGCATTCAGACCAAATGATGAATTAATTAGGTTCACAAACATGTGTTTTGCTTGAGTTATCTTATAACTTTTTGATCTTTGGCATCCAAATAATAGTCTGCATATGTTTCCGCACTAGTTTGTATTTGGTTTTGCACAACGATGCATATATGTGAAACAAATCATAGGGCACACTGATATCATTTTATTATAGAATTCTCTTGTGTAGTGACTGGTTAAAATAATTGACATCTACTCGACTAATCATGGAAC from Triticum aestivum cultivar Chinese Spring chromosome 4A, IWGSC CS RefSeq v2.1, whole genome shotgun sequence harbors:
- the LOC123087898 gene encoding uncharacterized protein isoform X1 codes for the protein MAMRRSKLSAMAMAEAADDGFQFLLDPTGSGSKSLLDGEAIQTLVCTATESSIGDVGDTEETIQVDVNSTCNGVALSLANSEHSTSKDNPQAPGWTKRAVEVVAIDKVMPNTRHRWCKWHGLKKAKESHGSNCTKRSKFRTDFHKIIHHVLTADVFETGWN
- the LOC123087898 gene encoding uncharacterized protein isoform X2; translation: MAMRRSKLSAMAMAEAADDGFQFLLDPTGSGSKSLLDGEAIQTLVCTATESSIGDVGDTEETIQVDVNSTCNGVALSLANSEHSTSKDNPQAPGWTKSAEPWRL